In Penicillium oxalicum strain HP7-1 chromosome I, whole genome shotgun sequence, a single window of DNA contains:
- a CDS encoding putative secreted glycosidase, with product MQFQILCPRNAWAAAFYGSWALTASAASTGQSDILNHVNPLIGTANGGHVFPGATLPFGMVKAVADTIGENQAGFAFDTQYVTGFSHMHDSGTGGSPSLGNFPIFPQPYCPNDDINQCKWQLNDRAVAWKKDSVKARPGYFSISLENGVQAEMTTTNRSALYRFTFDGASSQSLSPIILVDLIDLPQSRTSGTADVDRTTGRLTGNGTFNPSFGIGSYDLHFCIDFKGAELRETGTWTKNRAGTAPNTVSMLADGTNTPSSLSAGTFARFHSPANNSILARAGVSFISVHQACANAEREQPNFDFEETRSAAEDAWREKLNVVTVDASGVSDDFQEIFWSGAYRSLISPQDYTGENPLWDSDEPYYDSYYCIWDSFRSIHPLLTMVDPLSQSRMLRSLIDIYRHEGYLPDCRMSLCKGFTQGGSNADVLMADAYLKKVQGIDWDTAYEAVVKDAEVEPANWNVEGRGGLHSWKSLGYIPTDDFDPYGVGTHTRSISRTVEYAYDDFCIAEMAKGLGKQADYEKYTNRSRNWAHMFKADQTSSLNGSDMTFTGFLQPRYMNGTWGYQDPIFCSPLLNFTSCYLNPDGHETYEGSSWLYTFYAPHDMGALIHALGGAEKFTSRLEYLHQSGLLYVGDEQAFLTVFQFHYGGRPALSAKYSHFYIPSQFNTTVAGIAGNDDSGAMGSFVMLSMMGLWPVPGQDVYLITPPYFKEVSITNPLTGKTATIRNENFDPSYKAIFIQDARLDGKKWTNNWLTHAFFIEGGVLELTLGSTESGWGTRKEDLPPSLSHYQ from the exons ATGCAGTTCCAGATATTGTGCCCCCGGAACGCATGGGCTGCGGCCTTCTACGGCTCATGGGCCCTGACTGCTTCAGCCGCGTCAACAGGTCAAAGCGATATATTGAATCATGTTAATCCTTTGATTGGAACAGCCAATGGAG GCCATGTGTTTCCTGGGGCGACTCTGCCTTTCG GAATGGTGAAAGCAGTCGCCGACACCATTGGCGAAAATCAGGCGGGCTTTGCATTCGACACGCAATATGTCACTGGTTTCTCCCACATGCACGACTCCGGCACTGGAGGT TCACCATCACTGGGGAATTTTCCCATCTTTCCTCAGCCGTATTGCCCAAATGATGACATTAACCAATGCAAATGGCAACTCAACGATCGAGCCGTGGCTTGGAAGAAGGATTCAGTCAAAGCACGACCGGGCTACTTCAGTATCTCATTAGAAAATGGTGTTCAGGCCGAGATGACTACTACCAATCGATCTGCGCTCTATCGATTCACCTTCGACGGTGCTTCATCCCAATCGTTAAGCCCAATCATCCTCGTGGATCTGATAGATCTTCCACAATCACGCACAAGCGGTACAGCCGACGTTGACCGTACTACTGGACGCCTCACTGGAAACGGCACATTCAACCCCAGTTTTGGCATCGGGTCCTATGATCTTCACTTCTGTATCGATTTCAAAGGTGCCGAGCTTCGCGAAACCGGGACTTGGACCAAGAATCGGGCTGGCACAGCACCAAACACTGTTTCTATGCTGGCAGATGGTACCAATACGCCTTCCTCACTATCGGCCGGAACATTTGCACGATTTCACAGCCCAGCCAACAATAGCATTCTGGCCCGCGCGGGTGTCAGCTTCATTAGCGTTCATCAAGCATGTGCCAATGCTGAACGCGAGCAGCCAAACTTTGACTTTGAAGAGACCCGGTCCGCGGCCGAGGATGCATGGAGGGAGAAATTGAATGTGGTGACCGTGGATGCGTCCGGAGTGTCTGACGACTTTCAGGAGATTTTCTGGAGCGGTGCATATCGATCTCTGATCAGCCCTCAAGACTACACGGGAGAGAATCCTCTTTGGGATAGCGATGAGCCCTACTATGACAGCTATTATTG TATCTGGGATTCCTTCCGCAGTATTCACCCATTGTTGACGATGGTGGACCCGTTGTCCCAATCTCGCATGCTGCGCAGTCTGATTGATATCTACCGTCATGAAGGCTATCTTCCAGACTGCCGTATGTCACTCTGCAAGGGCTTTACCCAGGGAGGCTCTAATGCCGACGTCCTCATGGCGGATGCCTATCTGAAAAAGGTCCAAGGCATCGATTGGGACACTGCTTACGAAGCCGTTGTGAAAGATGCCGAAGTTGAGCCTGCAAACTGGAACGTCGAGGGTCGCGGTGGTCTACACAGTTGGAAGAGTCTCGGATACATCCCCACCGATGACTTTGATCCGTATGGGGTGGGCACTCATACTCGCAGCATCTCGCGCACCGTTGAATACGCTTATGACGATTTCTGCATCGCCGAGATGGCCAAGGGGCTGGGCAAGCAGGCAGACTATGAGAAGTACACAAATCGCTCGCGAAATTGGGCGCATATGTTCAAAGCAGATCAAACTTCCAGCCTGAACGGGTCCGACATGACCTTTACTGGGTTCTTGCAACCGCGTTACATGAACGGCACCTGGGGCTACCAAGATCCTATTTTCTGCAGCCCTCTGCTAAACTTCACCTCGTGTTACTTGAATCCAGATGGCCATGAGACCTACGAAGGAAGCTCCTGGCTTTATACATT CTACGCCCCTCACGACATGGGAGCACTCATCCACGCGCTCGGTGGCGCAGAAAAGTTCACCTCCCGCCTGGAATATCTTCATCAATCCGGTCTCCTCTACGTCGGCGACGAACAGGCCTTCCTCACCGTCTTCCAGTTCCATTATGGGGGACGGCCCGCTCTCTCCGCCAAATATAGTCACTTCTACATCCCCTCACAGTTCAACACCACAGTCGCCGGCATCGCGGGGAATGACGACAGCGGAGCCATGGGATCCTTTGTGATGCTCAGCATGATGGGTCTTTGGCCCGTCCCCGGACAAGATGTGTATCTAATTACGCCTCCTTATTTCAAGGAGGTGAGTATCACGAATCCGCTTACGGGGAAGACGGCCACGATTCGGAATGAGAATTTCGATCCTAGCTACAAGGCTATTTTCATTCAGGATGCTAGGCTGGATGGGAAGAAGTGGACGAATAATTGGTTGACGCATGCCTTTTTCATCGAGGGGGGTGTGCTTGAGTTGACGTTGGGTTCGACGGAGAGTGGCTGGGGCACTCGCAAGGAAGATCTGCCGCCGAGTCTGAGTCATTACCAGTGA